TCTGTCCATTTTGCCAGCTCCAATGTATGCTGCAATGCCATTTCCGGTGTTTGCCCCATGGAAATCGGGGATTGATCTAATACACTTAATTTCATGATAAACACGTTCCCTTTCCAGCTTAAACAGTTTCTATGAACCATTAAAAAGCATAAATACGATCCATTCAACATTTATGCTTTTTCATTGAAATCCTGCTATTCTTTTTTCTCCCGGATTCGAATGGACAGCAGCATACCAAGCAATGCTGTGACAGCCATAATAATCAATGCATACGTCGTCCCCCAATAGGTTCCTACCTGTTCCGGCGCATCCATAACGGCAGTTGTTACACTGATAATCGTTGTCAGAATCACAACACCAAAAGCCATCCCTAGTTGACGGACCGTATTCACAATCGCTGAATTATGGGCCATTTCTTTTTCATCGAGAACATTGACACTGACAGAAACCAACGGCATCAGTGATAAACCAAAACCTATCATAAAGAAACAATAATAAATCATGATTAAAAATGGGGAACCGTCGATATGCACCGTAGCCATAAGCACCAAGGACAGCAGTGTAAAGGCAAATCCAGCAACAGCCAAAACCCTGCCCCCATAGCGGTCATATAAATTTCCCGACACCACTGAGACAATACAAAGTAAAATTGTACCAGGAACCAATAAAAAGCCAGATAAAAAGGCACTTGTCTCCAGAACGTTCTGGGCAAACATCGGCAAGATTGTTTCTGCCGATAATAACAGCATCATATCCATAAAAATAAGCACGACAGTTAACAAAAATGTCCGGTTTTGAAATAGACGGACATTGAGCACCGGAACATCATCCGCCAATTGCCGCCGTACAAATAGATACAATAAAATAACACTGATGAAGAATGGTAAAATCACGACATAGAAATCCATTCCGGCAGTACTGATATTACTGATACTAAAAATAAATAAAGAAAAAGCCCCTGCCGAAAGTATCACAGAGAGAATATCCAACCGCGCGGCCTGTTTTTGCAGCACATCCTTCATATAGAATACCGCACATCCCAAAAGAATCAGCACCAACGGCAGCATAAACCAATGAAGCATACGCCAATGAAAAACATCAATAATCATCCCGGTCAAAGATGGTGCGCTTGCCGGCGCGACATTAATAACACCCCCGAGCAATCCGAGAGCAAACCCTCTTCTCGATCTAGGAAATACTGTAATTAAAATTGTTTGAATCACAGGCAGTATCACACCTGTCCCAACTGCTTGAATAGCTCTGGCAAGAATCAGTTGTATAAAACTTTGCGAAAATGCACCAACAACAAGGCCGGCAGCCATGCAAAGCAGTGCAAAAATGAGCAGCGTTTTCGTTGAAAATCGATTCGATAAATAACCGGTCAACGGAATAAATACAATCGTTGTTAATAAATAAATCGTCGTCAGCCATTGTACTTCCGTGGCATTAATCTGAAATTCGTTCATAATCGCCGGATAAGATGTAATCAATAGAAACTGGCAAAACGTTAATAAAAACGCTGTTGCCAGT
The nucleotide sequence above comes from Oceanobacillus timonensis. Encoded proteins:
- a CDS encoding MFS transporter, encoding MQQKVENKGVIIVTLATAFLLTFCQFLLITSYPAIMNEFQINATEVQWLTTIYLLTTIVFIPLTGYLSNRFSTKTLLIFALLCMAAGLVVGAFSQSFIQLILARAIQAVGTGVILPVIQTILITVFPRSRRGFALGLLGGVINVAPASAPSLTGMIIDVFHWRMLHWFMLPLVLILLGCAVFYMKDVLQKQAARLDILSVILSAGAFSLFIFSISNISTAGMDFYVVILPFFISVILLYLFVRRQLADDVPVLNVRLFQNRTFLLTVVLIFMDMMLLLSAETILPMFAQNVLETSAFLSGFLLVPGTILLCIVSVVSGNLYDRYGGRVLAVAGFAFTLLSLVLMATVHIDGSPFLIMIYYCFFMIGFGLSLMPLVSVSVNVLDEKEMAHNSAIVNTVRQLGMAFGVVILTTIISVTTAVMDAPEQVGTYWGTTYALIIMAVTALLGMLLSIRIREKKE